The Gouania willdenowi chromosome 14, fGouWil2.1, whole genome shotgun sequence nucleotide sequence gtgtttccgacggagcagtattatgatatgatagcctgatgtgaaaaatataagaCTATCCTTTCTCTgttccgccagaaacgtgtccgtctgtaataccggtccgtcggaaacacttccgttgtggccggttttcATTCGTGTTCGTTTCTggaaatgcattcacctgacacttcccagccaccgtaggaTTATGGATCAGTTTGACATTTTGGAGAGAAAAAGAACCCCATCTTAATCTTGGTTTATGATTGActgatttttatgaaatttgactcagttatgtcaggtttgaTTCTTCCATTACCACAGTTTCATCCTTTGATCCACACATTTGGACcagtggtcaccaacatggtgcccgtgggtcccaggtagcccgcatgaaccatgtgaggggccctcgtgctccatctaaaatctgatttactttcaaggattcaaactcacaaagataaatacaatcaatcagaatcagaaaggattttattcaccaggtacagtttaaaaacagattGAGGAGTTTAACTCAGTAGTTGGAaagacacacatcaacacaccagctggcgcccacatatttagatGAAAGGTGGGACTAAAACAGGAGGAGAGGTCAGTTTGAAACTAAATTCCCTATTGGAGTAGACAGTGTTAAACTAGGAAAAAACCTCTGTCTGCtcaaacttcctggtgataacaATGAGACAACCTTAAAGCTGGCTATGGGAGCCAAAGAGGAGATCAGCATGtgtttttgatacaggctatgtccaATTTTCAAATAGCCTTCTTTGCTGTGTCTCTCTGCATTGATCAAGGGTCCAGTGCATgacaaacgtcccgcttggacatgcggctTCACCATTCCCTGTTCTTTTTGTCGAAAAGATCTggtcgattgcattgagagactaACTGATCAATTCCATTATTCCAGTTTTGGATCTCCCGCGCGAAAACCTTCAAAACGCGGCGCACAGGAGGCGTGGGACCCACAGCGGGACCTCGGACGCTCCCGAGAAGTGCATATaccatatattgtgaatgtaaatCTGCCGCTTtcaacgcgtttggtgtgaacgcgccattaGAGTCACGagaccagacaaaacaaaagcagcagcagggaaGGATCAGGATGGGaagagagggagaaaaaagAATGTGACCGCCTTTGtcgagaagcagaagaagaatcaTGTGACAGATGTTAGTATTTAGTAAAGGTTCCATGATCAATCACACCTTTTTACAGTAGGACTTTAGTTTTCTAATCTTAAAGCAAAGCATGTTATGTGATTTGATCAACGTTATaatctgaagagaaaaaaagcaatattttttatgttgcaTGAACAAAATACAAATGATCCAAAATGTCTTTTATCAACAATTCAACAATGTTTATGACATTTCTGACAATACTTACCAGCAGTGTGGCTCTAAGACAATCTGTACCTTTTTTTATTCAGCTCAGAAAAAGGCAAcctatgacaagtttggtgagGAGGGACTAAAAAGCGGTATTCCAGTCGAGTATGGTCACAGTGGTGCTTGGtcatcaaaatatatatatcacgGAAATCCAGACAAAACTTTCAGGCAGTTTTTTGGAGGCGACAACCCATTTGCTGGTGAGAGAAACAGGATGAAAAAGCATGAAACGTAggtgccttttaaaaatgattaatcaTCTTGTATCGTGTCTAGACTTCTACACAAATGATTTACTGCTTCAGTTTGGTGGCCTGCAAGCAGGTGTTGTGAAAAAACAGTACCCGCCAATAGAGAGGGACCTTTCTCTGTCACTGGAGGATCTTTTTCACGGATGCaccaaaaaaatgaagatatGTCGCAGGGTAGGAGTACACGCTTATCTTTCTGTGGAATTTGGATTCAAGCATTCGGTCAATCTTTCAaaggcattttttgtttttgttttacaggtGATGAATGAAGATGGACGCTCATCAACCATCAAAGATAAGATACTGACTGTCGATGTAAAGCCTGGATGGAAAGAAGGCACGCAAATTATATTTAGCAAAGAGGGAGACCAGGTGAACAAGACttttatcaaacattttaagAAAATCAAAATTAGTCACAATAGTTTTAATTGAATATGTTCCAAatattccccccaaaaaatcgACTTTATGCTTGATATTATATGGTATAAATCAGGGCCGTCCAATTTGGGGCTCACAGGCCAAAGTTGGCCCGCAAGCACTCCGTTTTGACCCACTGTCCATATTTGAAATTTATAatgtttacaatttttttaatataataatgaatGCAATACAGTACAGCgatttataagaaaaaaaaaactaaagctgatatccatttacattatttttctcgAGTTTTAAAGGATTGTTCAAGGCAGggaaaatgtattgttttgatcGTATAGGCAGAGTATGTTGTgtcccattttgttgaatttatatTGCACTAAATGTCTTTGAGGACATTTAGATGTTTCAAAATTTCACGCCATGAAACACGataaagaaaagtgttcttTAATTCCAAAACTactttaagtgtttatttttgcgCAGTTATGCTATTTCATGCACTGCAacataaatgtttagtttcacCGCCATTAAATCCAATCAAATCAACTCACACTCTTTCTATTCTTTGTTATATTCTACCTTTAGGGGGTAAATAGCATCCCTGGTGATATAGTGTTTATAGTAAAACAGAAGAGTCACCCTTTGTTCACCAGACTTCACGATGATCTTCTCTACAACGTCAAAATCTCCCTGGAAATGGTGAGTACAGTGTTGTACAGACTGTGATCTATGGTTCCACCTGAACATTTGGGTTCAAGCATAATAAGCACTGACttctgcctctctctctctcacacacacacacacacacacacaggccttgACTGGTTTCTGTGTGGTTGTACCAACACTAGATGACAGGCAGCTCAACATACCCATCAATGAAATTGCACAGTAAGTGTATTTAATTatgaagcagggttggggtcagttataattgtaatcgcatcatttataattagatacaattatggcgtgattataattgtaactgtaattgaaaacatcggTTGCTGTTGCTGTAATCATCATTGAGTTCAGGTAATTGTTgacttttaattgtaattggcttgaaacttctataaaaactacaattttgTTAAaaagcaaaactggggaaccatgttagagttctatTACTTAGTTCTATTACTGAGTATCATTTAAtctttatatgtatatatatacagtatatatacagtacatataaagATTAAATTGAGGGGTTTACCGAAAGAGAAAAAAGGCTCCGAcccccacactaaaaatattaataccaatattttctttgattaggaagcctaacaaggcaacAAAGAGATGACAAACAAATTAGATAATATATactattttttagtgtattttacagctgatttaatggTCAAACTGACCGCTTATCattaaagatgctaacagaaagctaacacaagtggaaggttacgttttatgggtttatttattaaaggctcagtaactgTAATTATTGAATTGGAACTTCAGTaactgagaacgtaattgtaatgaaccttcagaagaaaaatcataattatagttttaaatgtaattggaaaaaatgctggtcactgtaatcataattgaacattGATAACGTGATAACacgtcagttttttttttatttttctgttttcatttagaAGATAGAAGAGTTCACAACAACGTAATAATCCATGGTGTTTTATTCTTTCTTGTGTTTGTCTGTTAATCAGCCCTGCGTACAGAAAAGTAGTGACAGCAGAGGGAATGCCACTGTCTCAGGATCCTTCACAAAGAGGAAACCTCATCATTAGTTTTGACATCCAGTTCCCAGAGAAGCTCTCCGCAGAGAAGAAACATCTGATCAAACTAGCTCTGTCTTCCAAAGATTGATCCCAATAGGAATAATTGATAGGGAATTCAATTAATAACGAGTTCAAGTAGTTAAAATTTCCTTCACATTAGCAATATTCGTAGTTTTAAAACAACCGATTTAAAA carries:
- the LOC114475543 gene encoding dnaJ homolog subfamily B member 13, coding for MNNEYYERLEVNRNATDADIKKAYRRLALKYHPSRNREPGSSEIFIQLGEAYDVLSDPQKKATYDKFGEEGLKSGIPVEYGHSGAWSSKYIYHGNPDKTFRQFFGGDNPFADFYTNDLLLQFGGLQAGVVKKQYPPIERDLSLSLEDLFHGCTKKMKICRRVMNEDGRSSTIKDKILTVDVKPGWKEGTQIIFSKEGDQGVNSIPGDIVFIVKQKSHPLFTRLHDDLLYNVKISLEMALTGFCVVVPTLDDRQLNIPINEIAHPAYRKVVTAEGMPLSQDPSQRGNLIISFDIQFPEKLSAEKKHLIKLALSSKD